Within Elizabethkingia sp. JS20170427COW, the genomic segment CATAGAAACTGTATAAGCGGCTAAATCAGCTTCATTCTTAAAATATACGTTAGGGGTAATTTTATCTAAGGGTTCTCTATCTAAAAAATCATCACAAGAAATAGAAGTCCCTAATATTGTTATCGTTAATAAACCGTATTTTATATATGTTTTCATTGTTTTCGTTTAAAATGTTAAAGAAATACCTGTTGAAATAACTCTGGATAACGGATAGAGTTTCCCTCCTCCCCAAGAGCCATCAATTGTTTCAGGATCGAAGATTTTAGACATTTTAGTAATTGTGAATACGTTTTCTGCAGAAATATAGATTCTTAGTTTATTAACTCCGATTTTATTCAACATTTCTTGAGGTAAACTGTATCCAAATTGAAGGTTTTTCAAACGTACGTATGCTCCATTTTGTAACCATCTGGTTTGGGTATAGTAGTTTTTACCTCCTTGGTCAAATAGCGGTCTGGTGTAATAACTATCCAAATTAGGTCCTAAAGGATTGGTTGTATTTTCAGGTCTAAAGTAATCCAAATGCTCTTCAAAACCTGCAGATTGCCACATATTGGTATTCGCGCCTAAGAAATAAGGCTGAGAAGCTACATTAATATCTCTTTTTCCTGTCCCTTGGAAGAAGAACCCTAAATCGAATCCTTTGTAAGCCATACTTACATTCAAACCAAAATTATAACGAGGAGTAGAATTTCCTATAATGCTAATATCGCCATGATCTGCAAGGGTATTGGCTCCTGTATCAATTTTGCCATCGCCATTTAGATCCTCATACATAATATCTCCAGCAGCCCAATTAGCACCTAGCCTACTTTGGTCATGTGTTTTTAACCACTCTGCCATTTCTGCATCGGATTTTGCAATTCCACGAGAAGTATATCCCCAAATTTCTCCTAAATATCTTCCCACATAATACTTATTAAGATCTCCGATATCGTTGTTGTATCTCGTAATCTTTTGACGAGCATCGCTTAAAACCCCATTCAGGTTATACGTGAAGTCACTCCCTATCTTTCCTCTCCAGCCAATCTGTAACTCGAACCCATTAGACACCATATCCGAATTGTTATAGCTAGGTACCGAAGCTCCTAAAGTTGCAGGAAGCTCTATCCCTGGAGCTACCATGTCGTAGGTTTTTCTTTTGAAGATATCAAAATTCACCGTTAAACGATTAGAAAAAGCACTTAAATCAAAACCGTAATTCCAAGTAGTTACTCTTTCCCAAGTTAAAAAGGCACTGATAATATTCGGGATACTTGCTGTATTAGTAGGCAGCCCTCCTATTAACCAATATCCATTATTAACTCCTACATTCATGCTCTGGAAGAAAGGATACCAACCTAAACTAGAGGTATTTTGGTTTCCTAAAGAACCATAAGATGCTCTAAATTTAAATTCTCTTACCTTTTCTCCAAAACCTCCTAATTTTTGCCAGAAGCCTTCATTCGCTACATTCCAACCTAGGGACACAGATGGGAACCAGTTCCAACGCTGTCCTTTTAAAAATCGGCTTGTACCATCGTATCTGGTATTTACTTCTAATAGATATTTTTGTTTATAGTTGTAATTCAACCTTCCGAATACCCCAAAAGTTGCCCAGTGGCCATAACCTCCAGAAACATCATCATTGGTTCCGTAAGTCGTGTTAATCGTAGGAACTCCTATGGAATATAACATATCTCTGGAAGCTTGTAAAGAACGATCTTTATTCAACTCAGATTGCATACCTACCATGATTTTGAAATCGTGTCCGCTTTCTAAGCTTTTATGATAAGTAGTGTAGATATTGGTGTTGAAAAAGTTTTGCTTCCATGCATATTCTTGGATAACAGATCCTCCGGCTTTATCAATAAGCCCCCATCCTGTATTATACGGAGCTGGAGTAATATTTCCATTAGGATCATATTTATAAATTGGTAAATACTGAGTATGGATAAAATTATTTTCGGTTTTATAATTAAATTCTGCTCTAGTTTCCCATCCTTTAATAGGTTCGAATATCAATGCTAATTGCTGGGTAAGCACATCGCTTTGATTTTTCCTCAAACTCCCTTCTAGCTGAGGAATTTCATTTCCGTATAGATAATTCCCATTAGGGTCTGTCACCGGGAGGGTTGGCCATCTTCTTGCAATGTTATGGAAGAATAACCCGTCCATATAAGCGGAACCTTGGTAATCCGTTCTGGTGAAACGGGTGTTATAATCCAATTTCAAGCTTGGTAAAATCTCAGCACTAATCTTACCATTAATGGAATATCTGTCTTGTTGATCTTGGTTATACCTCATGAGACCTTCTTGCCCCAACCAGTTGGCAGAAAAATAATATTGGATTTTCTCTGCTCCTCCTCTAACGGCTAGGTTATGTTCTGTAGATGGCACCCATTTTCTATAAAATTGTTGAAACCAATCTACATCGGCGAAACTCTCGGTATATTGTTTCCAATCATTACTCGCGGCTTTCCATTCAGTAGCATAGTTCAGTTTTCCTGCTCGGTAGTCTTTGATTTTTTGTAAAGTTTCATCAGAAAATACTTGAGATTGCCCTGAATTTTTCGCGGCCTCGTTAAAGTAATATGCAAAATCCTCAGAATTAAGCATTTTTGGTAATAATAGTGGGGAGCTAAATCTGGTCATCAAATCATAAGACACGGTAGTCCTTCCCTTTTTACCTTGTTTTGTAGTTACCAAAATCACCCCAAAAGGAGCTCTAGATCCATAAATAGAGGATGCTGCTGCATCTTTCAGTACAGAAATACTTTCTACATCTCTAGGGTTAAGTGTGGTAAGGTCTCCTTCCATACCATCTATTAAAACTAATGGTGAGGAAGAGTTTCCTCCTATTGATCCTGTCCCACGGATATTAAAACTCTTGGTATTATTCAACTGTCCACCTCCTGCTCCTAAATTAAAGTTGAGACCAGCTGCTGTACCTTGTAACGCTTCTACAACATTATTTACAGGTCTTCCTTCTATTGCTTTTTCAGAAACTGAGGAAATAGAACCTGTTAGGTTTACTTTTTTCTGCTTACCAAAACCTACTACCACTACTTCTTCAATTTCCTTTTCTTTTGTTTTTGCAGTATCTTTTTTAGATTGTGCAAAAGAAAGGGTGAATGTTGAAGAAAGTACGACTGCTAGTATACAGTTTATTGATTTCTTCATGTTTAATTGTTTTAATGATTAATGCAGGGTAAAGATATTAATTTTTCTTAATACACTATTAAATATTTATTAAATATTGTAAAATAACAGAAGTATAAATAATATTGCTTAATTTAACAATATCATATTTTAATTTATTTTGCTGAAAAATAAATATTTACGATATAACCTCTAAAAGAAAAGACAAAATACCTTAATTTTTACTATTATAATTTTTAAACAAAAAACACTCTTTTCATCGCTTTATTTCTTTAAAACTTATTTTATTTATTCCCAAAAATCATTACTAAAATAGATTTATATAATTTTTATAAAAAAAAGACTGCCCTTTGGGGACAGCCTTTCTCCTCTCATTTATATTTGAGATTTTTAATACCCATCAGTTTGGGTCATATTATTAGGATCTGCATCAATCATACCTTGGGAAATTGGCAAATATAATTTTTTAGGGTTCCCTGAAATAGGAGCTTGGTTAAGAGATGGTACTTCTTGGAAAATATAATTTCCGCCAGCTCTCATAAGATCCCACCATCTTTTTCCTTCTCCTAAAAACTCTCTTAACCTTTCGTCAAGAATAGCTTTGGTATTCGCATCCACAGAAGAATTGGTGTAAATATGGTTGTTATAATTCGCTCCATAGGCTCTTTTTCTAATCTGGTTGATTTCTGAAGAAGGGTCTTCTCCTAACTTATTTTTAGCCTCTGCCAACATCAATAATACATCAGCGTATCTGTACATTGGCATATTGGTATAAGAATTTCTAGATCCATCTTCTACATCTCCCAAGAATTTTAGCCACATTGTAGCCTTATAATTTGCAGGATTATAATGAGGATAACCAGCACCGCCATTATTATTGGCATACATCAACATAAAGGTAGATTCTGCTCTTAAATCTTCAGGGTCATTTTCGAATATATTGATAATTTTATCATTAATTCCATAACGATTTCCTCCACTTACTACAAAATCAGAAAGCGAATTGCCATTTTTATCGTAATAAGCTGCCACATCGATTTTCCTTCCTGTTAACACTCCATTCAAGAAATGAGTTGCTTGGTTAACTTGATAATCAAAAGCAAAAATAAATTCGGAATTATTTTCTTTAGTAACTCCCCAAAGATTCTTAAACTCAGGCACCAAGGAGAATCCCGTAATCTGAGTAAGAGCATTTTTAGCCTCCACTAAATCTGCATTCCCTGTATTGAGTACGTTGGCAAACCAAAGATAAGCTTCTCCTTTCAAGGCTAAAGTTGCTGGTTTAGACCAATAAATATTCTTCCCATTATACAATGAGGAATTTGACCCAAATAAATCTAAAGACTTTTGTATATCAGATTTAATAAATTCTGCTACTTTAGCTTTAGGTTCTCTTTTCTTATTTCTAGTTTCAGCATCCGGAGCTCCTGTAAGAGGTTCCGTTACAATTGGAACATCTCCCCAATTTTTTAGTAAAGTAAAATATAGATAAGCTCTAATTCCGTACACTTCTCCCAACATTCTGTTTCTTTCTGCAGACCCAGTTCCTGGGGCAGTAGCCTCATTCTTGATATAATCATTAACATAATGAATCATCGTATATAAACTTGCCCATCCGGTGTAAGGAACTTTAGTTGCAGTGATGTCATTTACTATAAGAAGCTCATCATATGCAGTTTCTATTGTCTTTCCGTTCCAGATATCAGAACGTACTTCTCCCATTCTCCATAAGGTATATGCATAATCTCTAAATTTAGCATAAATCCCTACTCTATTTGCCCTAACAGCTTCTTCCGTGTCCCAATAGCCATTATAGGTAAGGTCACTATCGGGTTTCAAATCTAATCTACACGAGGTTAGTGACAATGCAGCTATTGCTAAAATGAATATCTTTTTCATATGATTTTAAAATTTAGAAAGTTAAATCGATTCCTACAGTAAACGTTCTTGGAATAGGGAAAGTTCCTGTATCCGAACCATTTCCATTATATTCAGGGTTATTTCCAGAATAGTTGGTGAAGTAGTATAAATTAGCACCTGTTACAAATATTCTCATATTCTGGATGATGTTATTAAACATTTCTCCTTTGAAATTGTAACCTAAAGTAATTTCTCTTAACGCCAAATAATCTCCTTTTTCCCAGAAATAGGTACTACTGTTAGACATATCTCCTTGGTCTGATCCTGCAGCCAAATGATTCTTCATAGGATCGGTAAAAGTGTAGCTTGGGATATTTGAATTTGGATTGCTAGGTGTCCAAGATTGGGTAATTTCAACTGGGCCATTCTGAGAGCCTTGCGTCTGAGCCATACCTTTTACTCTTACCCCATTGATTTTATAGTGTCCTACGGCAAAATCGGTTCTTACCGCCAAGCTGAAGTTTTTATACGTTAAGTCTGTAGATAAACCTCCCATAAACTTAGGGGTAATTCTTCCTACTACTACCCTATCCTTATAGTTAATAATTCCGTCTCCATTAATATCTTTCCATTTAGTATCCCCTAAATGTCTCACAAGTGGCTGTCTAGAGAAGGATACTTCTAAATTTTTATCAGCATCTAATTCTGCTTGCGTTTTATACACTCCATCAAAAACATAGGCAGTAATCAAATCCAAGCCTACTCGTTGGCCTTCTTGCCTTCCTCCCACATAAATCAACTGCCCTGTTGAAGCATCATAAATCTGAGTCCCTCCAATTCTGTTATTCTCGATACCATTATCTGGTAATTTTACAGCATAACTCTTATATGAAGTATAGTTGGCAGATAAGTTCCATTGTAAATCATGCTTTCTGATGATGTTTGCATTTAAGCCAAACTCCCAACCCTTGGTTTTCATAGTTCCCACATTCTGAAGAATACTTCCTAAACCTGCCCATGAAGGCAACTCTAGATTACTCAACTTTCTATCGATAATACGAGTATAGTATTCCGCAGTAAGATTCACTCTATTGTTAAACAGTCCTAGATCCAAACCGTAGTTCCAGCTTTTCATTCTTTCCCAAACTAAATTTTGGTTAGGTAGAGAGGTATTTACATATCCCGTTTGCGAATCATAAGTCCCTGTTGCCCCATAAAGACCAAACGCTGTAAAATTCCCTAAAGTTTCCACGTTACCGTTTACCCCGTAACTCACTCTTGGTTTAAAAGTACTTACTACTTTAGTAATTGGCTTAAAGAATTCCTCACGATGCATATTCCAACCTACAGAAACCCCTGGGAAAAAGTCGTATTGATTTTCCTCAAACAATCTTGAAGAACCATCTATACGAGCATTAAATCCAAATAAGTATTTATTATCATAATTATACGTCATTTGAGAATAATATGAATTAAGAGCATATCTTGTTCTTGAAGATGTTGGTACTCCGCTAGATTCAGCTCCTGCATTCATGGTATAAATCAAATCTGTTGGAGATCCTTTAGTTGCAGAACTATTAGAAAAATAATTGTTGTATTTGTACTCATGACCTACCAAAGCATCGAAGTGATGTTTTCCCCAATCGTTTTTATAGGTAATAAAAGAGGTCATCTGAGGAGTAAGATCTCTTGAGGTAGCAAAAGAAGAAATCCTACTATCGATTACTTTTCCACCACTGATGTATCTTTTTGCAAAAGCTTCGTTATCATTTACGATAGTTCTAAAGCTTCCTCTCACGGTTAAGTTAAAGTTTTTCGCAAAGCCCCAATCCGCTTGAACGGCTGTACTAAACCTTTGCTCCATATTCTTTCTGATGAATTTATCATTATAATACAGAGGGTTTCCAAAGTTAACATCCACTCCTGGATTCAATTCAGAAGATAAAGAACCATCAGGATTATTATAGTAAATTCTGGTAGTTGGAGCTAAACCTGCCGCTCTTTGGAAGAGGTCATAATCATTATTCAAGAAATGAGGGATGTAATTGGACATGATATAGGAAGTATTGGTACTTACCTTAAAATTATCCTTAATCTGGAAAGATGCATTTACCACTCCACTAATCCTTTTCATACGAGATCCATAAACGATACCCATATCATCCAAATAGCCTAAACTCGCATAATAAGTAGATTTTTCCGTTCCTCCATTTACAGAAATATTATAATCTTGGGTTAAGCTCGGCTGATAATAAAGCTGGGACATATCATTATCCATAAAGATAAGCTTTTGTCCTGGAGTAATAGGATCATCTATACTCATCCAACCTGGCTGATTGAGTAAATATTTATTCTGATCCGTAAGAATCATTGTCGTATATACAGAGTTTGTGGTATTATTTCCGGTTCCCGCTGGGAAAATACCATTGATAAAACTATCGAAATTATTAGAATTCATCTGATTCGAATAGTTTTTCACTGCCATTCTGTTAAATTTAACAAAATCTGCAGCTCCCATATATTCTAGAGTCTTCGGAAGGAAATTAAACGTTGTTTTAGAAGAAAAGTTAATGCTGCTTCTTCCCTTTTTACCTCGTTTAGTCGTTACCAAAACTACCCCATTAGCCCCTTGAGCTCCATAAATTGCGGTAGCAGCAGCATCTTTTAACACTTCCATAGATTCCACGTCATTGGAATTTAATCCAAAGAAGGAACCAGGCACTCCATCAATTAAAACCAATGGACTACCAGACCCTCCCCAATCCGTACCTCCTCTTACGGTAATCTGAGGAGTAGCACCAGGTTGACCAGTCGTCATATTCACCCTTACCCCCGGCACAGCTCCTGCCAAGGCAGTAGCAACATTAGATCTAGGAGCACTTTCTAACACCTTTGTATCTAACTTAGAAATAGATGTAGTTAACGTACGGCGATCCTGCTTACGATACCCTGTTACTACAACCTCCTCAATTTCTTTTTGCTTAGTTTTTGTTGAATCTGTTGTATTCTGTGCAAAAGCAAGCGAAAAAGATGAAGACAAAACTACTGCTAAAATACAGTTAACCGATTTCTTCATGTTTAATTGTTTTTGTTGATTATTTCGTGATAAAAATATTAATTTTTATTAATACAACATCATATTAGATATTTTTTTTTAAAATTTAACTATATAGCAATACTAAAAAACCACCCAAAAATAAATATATACAATTGAAAATCATTTGAATAACACTTCTATAGCAAATTAAAAGCTTTGTCTATTATTTAAAAACACACAAGGCTTTCAATCTATTTTTCTTCATTTTTTCAGTGAAAAAACATTAAAAAATTCTCCAAAAAAAGAAACTTACATTAAAAAAACATTGCAGAAATATGAAATATTTATAACTTTACCCAAAAGATTACTAACCCAATTATGACAAAATTTCAAAAAATTGAAGGCCTCATTGCAGCTCCCTTCACCCCAATGTATGAAGATGGAAGTTTAAATACTGATCTTATCTCTAAATATTACCAATTCTTAAAGAAAAATGGCGTAGTAGGTGCTTTCATCAATGGCTCTACAGGCGAGGGAGTATCCCTTACCCAAGCTGAGAAAAAAGCAAGCATAAAAGCCTGGGCTGAAGCTTCCAAAGACGATGCAGACTTTAAGGTAATTGCCCTTACAGGAGGAACTTGCCTTGCCGATGCAAAAGACTTAGCGCAATATGCCGAAGAAATTGGTATTCATGGTATCTCTTTTACCGCTCCTTCTTACTTTAAGCCTGGCAATGCTAAAGTATTGGCAGAATGTTGTACCGAAGTAGCTTCTGCAGCTCCTAATACAGCATTCTATTATTACCATATTCCAGTTTTAACAGGTTGTGGAGTTCCTATGATAGACCTTCTACATGAGGTAGATGGAAAGATAGACAACTTTGCAGGAATAAAATACACTCATGAAGATTTCATGGATTTCCTTTCTTGTATGAATTTCCAAAATGGAAAATACGATATGCTATGGGGAAGAGATGAAAACATGCTTTCTGCCCTAGTATTAGGAAGCTTTGGTGCTGTAGGCTCTACCTACAACTATGCTGCTCCTTTATATCATCAATTAATTGAAAGTTTCAAAAAAGGAGACCTAAAGGCTGCTAACCAATGGCAACAAACTTCCATAGACATGATTAGATTACTCGGTAAACACGGAGGTATTGCTACTGGTAAAGCTTTTATGAGAAGAGTTGGTTTGGACTGTGGTAAATTTAGATTACCTATCAAAAATATGAGTGAACAACAATACTTAGAATTTGTAAAAGACACCGATTTAGTAGGCTTAGACAATTACAAATCCATCTTATGAAGCTTTTAAAAATAGCATTATTATCTGTTTTCACTATGAACCAAGCTCAAAATTTCAATACCCTACAATGGAAAGTTGCCACCGAACTACAAGGTGGCAGCAATTCCTTAGGTTTCGCAGGGATGGCTGCTGCCAAAAGTAACAATGGCTTCATATTTTGTGGAGGAGCCAACTTTCCTAAAGGCCTTCCTTGGGATGGAGGAAAGAAAACTTATACCTCTCAAATTTTTTATTGGGATTCCTCTCTTTCCTCACCAGATATTTTAACAATATCCCTTCCCAAAGCTAGTGGCTACTTTGGATATACCTCTTATCAAAACCAACTCTTTATCGCTGGTGGAGAATCTTCAGAAGGTCTTTCTTCCGAAGTTTTTTTAATTTCAAAAGACAAAATTAAAGAACTTACAGAGCTACCTTTTAAAGTTACAGCACCCGCTATAATCGAAAAGGACAATGTTATCTATCTTGCTGGTGGAGACTTGGAAAAAGAAACTTCAAACCAATTCCTCAGCCTTCAACTCCAAGGCAAGAAAAGCGCTTGGGAAAAACTTGCTGATCTTCCACTAAGTACAGCCAACGCAGCGATATTTAGCATTAAGGACAAAATCTATCTTGCAGGAGGACGAAGTAAAAACCCTAATGGAATCAGCACGCTACATTCCGAAATTTTCACCTATGATATTCCTTCTAATACTTGGAAAAAGGAAACGGATATTATGATTAATGGCAAAAAAAGTCCCTTTACAGCACCGGGATATTTTAGCTATCAAGATCGATATTTAATCTGGGCAGGTGGTGATGATGGAAAAATTTTCCATCAGATTGAGACTTATCTTCAACGTATCAGCTCAGAACAAGATGAGCAAAAAAAGCAACAACTTATTGAGCAAAAAAACTATTTGGTTCAGCATCATTTAGGTTTCAACAATAGTGTTTTAATTTATGATACCGCATCCAAAAACTGGCTTACTCCACAGCAAATGCCTTTTACCGCTCAGGTAACCACAGCTTCTGTACAAGATGATAATAAGTTTTACATCTTTTCAGGAGAGGTACGTCCTGGGGTAAGATCTCCAAAGATTCTTGTAGGAGAATTAAAAGACACCCAATAAATTTTCTTATAACCAAACCTTTAATATTAAACCATGAAAAATTCAAAAACCTACCCTTGGGTTGTAGTAGGATTATTATGGGTAGTTGCCTTATTAAACTACCTGGATAGGCAGATGCTATCTACCATGCAACCTAGTATGCAACACGATATTTCAGAACTGCAATCTTCAGAAAATTTTGGAATCTTAATGGGGATTTTTCTCCTCATTTACGGCTTTATGAGCCCTGTTGCTGGGTATGTTGCTGATAGAATCAACAGAAAATGGATTATTGTAGGAAGCCTTTTCGTTTGGTCCTTGGTAACTTACCTTATGGGGCACGCTGAAACTTTCAATCAATTAAAAATTCTTAGAGCCTTAATGGGAGTTAGCGAAGCTTTATACATCCCTGCAGGGCTATCTTTAATAGCAGACTATCATTCTGATAAATCCAGATCTTTAGCTATAGGAATCCATATGACAGGATTATATATGGGACAGGCATTAGGAGGTTTTGGAGCAACAATTGCCTCCAAATTTTCTTGGCAACTTACCTTTCACTATTTTGGGATTGCTGGGATTATTTACGCCGTTGTATTACTCCTTTTCCTTAAAGAAAAACAAAAAAATACAGAAGAAAGGCTCGAAGATGCAGACACTCCTATGCTTTTAAAAGGGAAAACTTTAGGTTTACTTTTCACTAACATTTCCTTTTGGGTGCTTCTTTTTTATTTTGCAGTACCTAGCTTACCAGGTTGGGCAACTAAAAATTGGCTACCTACTCTATTTTCCCAAAACCTTAACATTCCTATGGAACAGGCAGGTCCACTTTCTACTATTACTATTGCCTTTTCTTCCTTTATTGGGGTAATTATTGGTGGAACCTTAAGCGACCGTTGGGTACAAACCAATATACGAGGAAGAGTTTATACCAGTGCTATAGGAATTGCCCTTACCATTCCTGCTATTATGCTAGTAGGCTTTGGGCACACTACTTTTGCCGTGGTGGCCTCTGCTTTTTGCTTTGGGGTAGGTTATGGTATGTTTGATGCCAACAATATGCCTATACTTTGCCAGATCGTTCCTGAAAGATTGAGAGCTACTGCTTATGGGATTATGAATATGGTAGGAGTTTTCTTTGGCTATCTTATTACGCAATATTTGGGTAAATCTACTGATAGTGGTGACCTGGGTAGTGATTTTGCCATGCTTTCTGGTATTGTAGCCTTTGCTCTTTTGATACAATTGCTATTTTTAAAACCTAAAAAACTAAGCTCTACCGATGATTAGAAGATTATTACCCTCTTTACTTTTTTTGTTATGTTGGGTACAGTTTTCCTTTGCCCAGAGTAGGAAGATAAAAGTTGCCTGCGTTGGGAACTCTATCACCTATGGTTTTGGGGCAAAAAACCCCGCTGAAGAAAGTTATCCTGCACGGCTACAAGGTCTATTAGGAACTTCTTATGAGGTGAAGAATTTTGGACACTCGGGCGCTACCCTTATCCGGGAAGCTTATCGCCCCTATCATAAAACTAAGGAGTACCAGGCTGCTTTGCAATACCAGGCTGATATTGCTATTATAGAATTAGGAGTAAATGATACCGACCCTAGGGACTGGCCCCATTATAGAGACAGCTTCGAGAGGGATTATCATTTATTAATACAAGACCTGAAAAGGAGTAACCCTAAAGTGGAGATTTACATCACTAGGTTACTTCCTGTTTTTGAAGATCATCCCCGCTTCCAAACCAGTACCTATGCTTGGTATTGGGATATACAGAAGAAACTAGAGTCTATCGCAAAAGGTAATAAAGTCCGTCTTATAGATACCTATACTCCTTTTGCTAAACGCCCGGATCTTATTGATGATTGGAATACTTTACATCCTAATGCTAAGGGATATGCTCATCTATCGCAAATGATCTATAAGTCTCTTACAGGTAACTACGGTGGGCTAAAGATGCCTATGGTTTTTACCGACCATATGGTTATCCAGAGGGGCTTGCCGTTTCCTGTTTGGGGGACTGCCAATAGT encodes:
- a CDS encoding kelch repeat-containing protein, coding for MKLLKIALLSVFTMNQAQNFNTLQWKVATELQGGSNSLGFAGMAAAKSNNGFIFCGGANFPKGLPWDGGKKTYTSQIFYWDSSLSSPDILTISLPKASGYFGYTSYQNQLFIAGGESSEGLSSEVFLISKDKIKELTELPFKVTAPAIIEKDNVIYLAGGDLEKETSNQFLSLQLQGKKSAWEKLADLPLSTANAAIFSIKDKIYLAGGRSKNPNGISTLHSEIFTYDIPSNTWKKETDIMINGKKSPFTAPGYFSYQDRYLIWAGGDDGKIFHQIETYLQRISSEQDEQKKQQLIEQKNYLVQHHLGFNNSVLIYDTASKNWLTPQQMPFTAQVTTASVQDDNKFYIFSGEVRPGVRSPKILVGELKDTQ
- a CDS encoding SusC/RagA family TonB-linked outer membrane protein, which codes for MKKSINCILAVVLSSTFTLSFAQSKKDTAKTKEKEIEEVVVVGFGKQKKVNLTGSISSVSEKAIEGRPVNNVVEALQGTAAGLNFNLGAGGGQLNNTKSFNIRGTGSIGGNSSSPLVLIDGMEGDLTTLNPRDVESISVLKDAAASSIYGSRAPFGVILVTTKQGKKGRTTVSYDLMTRFSSPLLLPKMLNSEDFAYYFNEAAKNSGQSQVFSDETLQKIKDYRAGKLNYATEWKAASNDWKQYTESFADVDWFQQFYRKWVPSTEHNLAVRGGAEKIQYYFSANWLGQEGLMRYNQDQQDRYSINGKISAEILPSLKLDYNTRFTRTDYQGSAYMDGLFFHNIARRWPTLPVTDPNGNYLYGNEIPQLEGSLRKNQSDVLTQQLALIFEPIKGWETRAEFNYKTENNFIHTQYLPIYKYDPNGNITPAPYNTGWGLIDKAGGSVIQEYAWKQNFFNTNIYTTYHKSLESGHDFKIMVGMQSELNKDRSLQASRDMLYSIGVPTINTTYGTNDDVSGGYGHWATFGVFGRLNYNYKQKYLLEVNTRYDGTSRFLKGQRWNWFPSVSLGWNVANEGFWQKLGGFGEKVREFKFRASYGSLGNQNTSSLGWYPFFQSMNVGVNNGYWLIGGLPTNTASIPNIISAFLTWERVTTWNYGFDLSAFSNRLTVNFDIFKRKTYDMVAPGIELPATLGASVPSYNNSDMVSNGFELQIGWRGKIGSDFTYNLNGVLSDARQKITRYNNDIGDLNKYYVGRYLGEIWGYTSRGIAKSDAEMAEWLKTHDQSRLGANWAAGDIMYEDLNGDGKIDTGANTLADHGDISIIGNSTPRYNFGLNVSMAYKGFDLGFFFQGTGKRDINVASQPYFLGANTNMWQSAGFEEHLDYFRPENTTNPLGPNLDSYYTRPLFDQGGKNYYTQTRWLQNGAYVRLKNLQFGYSLPQEMLNKIGVNKLRIYISAENVFTITKMSKIFDPETIDGSWGGGKLYPLSRVISTGISLTF
- a CDS encoding SusC/RagA family TonB-linked outer membrane protein; this encodes MKKSVNCILAVVLSSSFSLAFAQNTTDSTKTKQKEIEEVVVTGYRKQDRRTLTTSISKLDTKVLESAPRSNVATALAGAVPGVRVNMTTGQPGATPQITVRGGTDWGGSGSPLVLIDGVPGSFFGLNSNDVESMEVLKDAAATAIYGAQGANGVVLVTTKRGKKGRSSINFSSKTTFNFLPKTLEYMGAADFVKFNRMAVKNYSNQMNSNNFDSFINGIFPAGTGNNTTNSVYTTMILTDQNKYLLNQPGWMSIDDPITPGQKLIFMDNDMSQLYYQPSLTQDYNISVNGGTEKSTYYASLGYLDDMGIVYGSRMKRISGVVNASFQIKDNFKVSTNTSYIMSNYIPHFLNNDYDLFQRAAGLAPTTRIYYNNPDGSLSSELNPGVDVNFGNPLYYNDKFIRKNMEQRFSTAVQADWGFAKNFNLTVRGSFRTIVNDNEAFAKRYISGGKVIDSRISSFATSRDLTPQMTSFITYKNDWGKHHFDALVGHEYKYNNYFSNSSATKGSPTDLIYTMNAGAESSGVPTSSRTRYALNSYYSQMTYNYDNKYLFGFNARIDGSSRLFEENQYDFFPGVSVGWNMHREEFFKPITKVVSTFKPRVSYGVNGNVETLGNFTAFGLYGATGTYDSQTGYVNTSLPNQNLVWERMKSWNYGLDLGLFNNRVNLTAEYYTRIIDRKLSNLELPSWAGLGSILQNVGTMKTKGWEFGLNANIIRKHDLQWNLSANYTSYKSYAVKLPDNGIENNRIGGTQIYDASTGQLIYVGGRQEGQRVGLDLITAYVFDGVYKTQAELDADKNLEVSFSRQPLVRHLGDTKWKDINGDGIINYKDRVVVGRITPKFMGGLSTDLTYKNFSLAVRTDFAVGHYKINGVRVKGMAQTQGSQNGPVEITQSWTPSNPNSNIPSYTFTDPMKNHLAAGSDQGDMSNSSTYFWEKGDYLALREITLGYNFKGEMFNNIIQNMRIFVTGANLYYFTNYSGNNPEYNGNGSDTGTFPIPRTFTVGIDLTF
- a CDS encoding RagB/SusD family nutrient uptake outer membrane protein, with translation MKKIFILAIAALSLTSCRLDLKPDSDLTYNGYWDTEEAVRANRVGIYAKFRDYAYTLWRMGEVRSDIWNGKTIETAYDELLIVNDITATKVPYTGWASLYTMIHYVNDYIKNEATAPGTGSAERNRMLGEVYGIRAYLYFTLLKNWGDVPIVTEPLTGAPDAETRNKKREPKAKVAEFIKSDIQKSLDLFGSNSSLYNGKNIYWSKPATLALKGEAYLWFANVLNTGNADLVEAKNALTQITGFSLVPEFKNLWGVTKENNSEFIFAFDYQVNQATHFLNGVLTGRKIDVAAYYDKNGNSLSDFVVSGGNRYGINDKIINIFENDPEDLRAESTFMLMYANNNGGAGYPHYNPANYKATMWLKFLGDVEDGSRNSYTNMPMYRYADVLLMLAEAKNKLGEDPSSEINQIRKRAYGANYNNHIYTNSSVDANTKAILDERLREFLGEGKRWWDLMRAGGNYIFQEVPSLNQAPISGNPKKLYLPISQGMIDADPNNMTQTDGY
- a CDS encoding dihydrodipicolinate synthase family protein, producing the protein MTKFQKIEGLIAAPFTPMYEDGSLNTDLISKYYQFLKKNGVVGAFINGSTGEGVSLTQAEKKASIKAWAEASKDDADFKVIALTGGTCLADAKDLAQYAEEIGIHGISFTAPSYFKPGNAKVLAECCTEVASAAPNTAFYYYHIPVLTGCGVPMIDLLHEVDGKIDNFAGIKYTHEDFMDFLSCMNFQNGKYDMLWGRDENMLSALVLGSFGAVGSTYNYAAPLYHQLIESFKKGDLKAANQWQQTSIDMIRLLGKHGGIATGKAFMRRVGLDCGKFRLPIKNMSEQQYLEFVKDTDLVGLDNYKSIL